The genomic DNA GTTCTCCTTCTGTAAACTCACTAATAATCGAAAATCAAACAGTCCTGTGAAGGTCTTCTGGATTCTTTTATCAAGTAAAGACGACTTCTTgcaatttatgatttttccctctctttttgTGCTAACAATTAGATGTATTTGTCTTTAGGCCTTCTTTGCCGAGCATCCTGAGTTCGCCAAGAACGACTTCTACATAACAGGTGAATCATATGCTGGGCACTATATTCCTGCTTTTGCTGCGAGGGTCCACAGAGGAAACAAAGCTAAAGAAGGAATTCATATTAACCTAAAGGTACGCCTGCAGGTGGCACTGTCATGTATTTCAAGTTCAAatagaataataatattagtGCTTTCATACTAATTAAATAGTTGGACAGGGATTTGCAATCGGTAACGGCCTTACTGATCCAGCTATACAGTATAAAGCTTACACCGACTATGCATTGGACATGGGAATCATCAAGCAAGCTCAGTATAATCGTATCAACAAGATTGTTCCCGTGTGCGAAACAGCTATCAAGCTTTGTGGTAATGTTTCTCAGATATTCTTCTATAGTGCCCTCCTCTATATccaacttattttttttttgccatctTCTATGCTGCATTGTTTAGCACTTCCTATGGGTCTTCTGTTTGATATTGTTTTTCTACAGCCCACTTTACCTTGCCAATGGCTGCCTTTTCCTCGCCTAATTTTTCACGTGTCTAATATCAATGATCTAATACAGGCACGGATGGAACCCTCTCTTGCATGGCTTCATATTTTGTTTGCAACACCATTTTCAGCAGCATAATGGCTCTGGCCGGTGACACCAATGTAAGGCCATGCATTTCTCTTCTCCACTCCTCCATAGGAATTTTAGTCCAGGGCTGAGAAGCAAATGTTTGTGATGCATGTCGAAAGAATGAGCGGAAACTGGACCTGCTTGGAGCATGCCATGACTGCTAGCAGATCTTGAAAATATGACTAATTTCACAATTCGGGTTCTGTGCAGTATTATGACATCAGGAAGAAGTGTGAGGGCAGCCTATGCTATGATTTCTCAAACATGGAGAAGTTCCTGAGCCAGAAATCTGTCAGGGAGGCACTTGGTGTTGGGGACATTGACTTTGTGTCATGCAGCCCCACTGTTTATCAGGCCATGCTTGTGGATTGGATGAGGAACCTTGAAGTCGGCATTCCCACCCTTCTCGAGGATGGAATTAAGTTGCTTGTTTACGCTGGAGAATACGACCTCATCTGCAACTGGCTTGGTGAGTTCAGTTTTCTTCTGgagcttcttttctttttcttcttattctttaatatatacatCTTTGCTGTGTAGTATCTGGTCCTGACATGTTTATATGAACTCTGTGGGTCAGGAAACTCGAGGTGGGTCCATGCCATGGAATGGTCTGGTAAGAAGAAGTTTGTGGACTCGTCTGAAGTAACCTTTGAGGTTGATGGCGTCGAAGCTGGAGTCCTGAAGAGCTATGGTCCTCTCAGCTTCATGAAGGTTCTTTTCTCTCTCGAATGCTGTTTCATGTGGAGTTTTAATCTTCTTGTAGGATCTTTAATTATGAACAACgttaaaaatttttactctaCTAAAGGATGTTTAACCCCATCTAATTGACAGGTTCATGATGCGGGTCACATGGTCCCCATGGACCAGCCCAAGGCTTCTCTGGAGATGCTGAAGCAGTGGACTCAGGGCAAGCTCTCGACAACCGCAACTGAAGAAGAGAACTCGGTGGCTGAGATGTGATCTGCTTCCATTTTTCCTCAATTCTCTCGATTATACAACGTGCTTTGTAAATATGTTCTGCAGAATCCAAGATACTGATGCGAGAACCTGAAAGAAGATGTGATGATATTTGTAACTGCAGATGAAAGACATCATGTTTAATAGGTGGATGCTTCTCGTTTATATAATCGGATTACTGGATACCGTTAACTCATCTTTTATCTGATGGTAGTTTTTGCTATTAGATTATTTGAATCGAATGCACGGTGCTGTCAGCTGTGTACTTTTTCATTTGCCGTTTCCATTTTCGGGAAGGTCACTCTTGTCCTCACGGCATATGTGATCTCGTGAGAGAACTGGTAATGAGAACTAACAGCTAATAGAGCATACGTTACCTCCTTAAGACTAGGCCTTACTTGACCAAACTTACATCCTCTTATCGTAACATGGCAATGACATACTTTGTAAGATGTGGTTAATGCGAATGTAGGCGAGTAAACTCAATTAATAACTTTACTCTGCACTACCCTGCCCATAAGAAGtggaagatgatgatgttCTGAGGGTTCCATATGTATACGATTCACGTCTAGATCTAAGTGGGACGATTACCCACTATCTGGTCGTGTCAAATGTTGCTACTAAGCCAATCATGTCGGTGGTGGATTTAGAAAgtgaaataacaaaaataactCCACTAATATATTCTATTACATCAGCGGTGGATTGAGTCAATCGATGGCTGACACACATGTAAAAGTGTCTcatcattaattatttaaaatgaataCCTTATAACTAACCTAGTTGGAATCGACCGCGTCAGAATGAATTTACATGCGTCTCGGCTAACATGAGCTCGGCACACCGCAGATCGGGTAAAACAACTCGTGTAAGTTGCAACAATCTCTACTACTACTACTTGGCATATAGTTTGTATCAGGGTCTACAATGCGCCGGGTGCAGGCGTAATACTCTCCCTCTGCTACATGGCCCACTTTCATCGGCTTGTCTGTGCAGTGAAATCCTTCGTGGGGCTGACATGAGAGGGAAGGAAGGAAACACCCTTCTGAAAAACATTAGTCTCAAAGACGGGAATGGCGATTGCTTCAGCTCTCTCCATGAAGGGTCACTTCCTCTCTTGCTCACCTCTCCCCATCTCCTCTCCAGCCTCATCAAACACTTCCGTACCTTCCCATCTctctccatcttcttcttcttcttcagctcCTGCTAAGAAAGCCCATCATTTGAAGCTCCGGACAAGCAGTGTTATCCCAAGAGCATCTTCCGAAGGTGCGTGAATTCCGTCCTAACAGTCTATGTTTTAGGGAGAATCGGGTTTCTCTCTGCTCTGTAAATTCTGTGACTCTTCAACTGTGACATAGTTCTTGCTGGACATGGCTGTGGGGACAAGTGGAGTAAGATGGGGTTTGCTTTCTGTTGAATCTCTGTACACAGTTAGGATGTCACAATGGAAAGATACGATAAAAAAGATTGGGTTTTGAGTTCCTGAAGCAAGCAATTGTCATGATGGCTTATCGTTTGTGTATGGAAAGCAGCAGCTCATtgttgtaatatatatatatgcatactcATCCCCAGGAAGATTTTAGAGTTTGTTTTCCCATGCTTTTACAGGGGGTTCTATTCCTGCCGAGTTGATCGAAGATTCAAAGTTTGTGCCCTTAAATGTGGAAGATCCCCAATACGGTCCACCTGTAAGTTCTGGTTAGTTTCCATTTGGAGTATTTATTTTCCCATAATCCCTCCATCAAAGTGCAAGTTGCCCACATATTACCCGGGTGTGAAGCAGGCAGTCGAACAGTTAGCCTAAAGATGGCTTTCTTGGAGGAAAAGAATTACCTTTTAGCATTTCAAGCAGCTCTTTATTAGATCAAGCAAATTGGACAATGATAGTGTGTTGATGTTCATACTTCTCTATTTTCAGGCTTTGTTGTTTTTGGGTTTTGAGCTGGAGGAGGTACCGAAGGTACGCTAATTGTCTAAGTTTTGGTTACCTCAACTGTGCCCTCTATATCCTTTGAGTAATACTACTCATATGCCAGCAGTTATCCACC from Punica granatum isolate Tunisia-2019 chromosome 2, ASM765513v2, whole genome shotgun sequence includes the following:
- the LOC116195907 gene encoding serine carboxypeptidase-like; translation: MDNRKLTSLLLCLLVASPFSSALLLDPRFAGSHFPSVHAEKLIRQLNLSPKEDLNVVKGGDGSSGLAGGKRIAERKLRFPNFGVGSGFSVDDLGHHAGYYKLDHSHDARLFYFFFESRNSKNDPIVIWLTGGPGCSSELAMFYENGPFAIADNMTLVWNEHGWDKASNLLYVDQPVGTGFSYTSDRRDIRHNEDGVSNDLYDFLQAFFAEHPEFAKNDFYITGESYAGHYIPAFAARVHRGNKAKEGIHINLKGFAIGNGLTDPAIQYKAYTDYALDMGIIKQAQYNRINKIVPVCETAIKLCGTDGTLSCMASYFVCNTIFSSIMALAGDTNYYDIRKKCEGSLCYDFSNMEKFLSQKSVREALGVGDIDFVSCSPTVYQAMLVDWMRNLEVGIPTLLEDGIKLLVYAGEYDLICNWLGNSRWVHAMEWSGKKKFVDSSEVTFEVDGVEAGVLKSYGPLSFMKVHDAGHMVPMDQPKASLEMLKQWTQGKLSTTATEEENSVAEM